The region CCGCGTCGAGGTCAGGCAGCAGCGCCCGGACGGCGTCGGCCGCCGCCCTGGTCAGCGGCGCGGTCAGGAAGCCCCTGCGCACGACCGGGGGCGGGAGCACGCGGATCCGGGTCACCCCGACCTCCGGGCTCGGGTCGACCGGTCTGGCCGACAGGACCCGCACCGGGCCCGCCACCGGGACGGCGCGCATCCCGTGCAGCTGGAGTGCGTCGACCCCGGTCAACTGGGCGTGCGGGCCGGCGTGGCGGAGGGCCGCCTGCATCCACTGCGGGCGGTTCGGGGGTTTTCGGGATAACAGCAGGACTCCGGGCAGCAGGTGCTGCCACTCGCCGCCGGGACGGCAGCGGGCCGTCACCTCGTCGTTGGGCAGGCCCAGGCCGATGAGTTCCGTCGCGGTGGCCACCTGGTGCGGGAACAGGCCCGCGAGGGCGTCGAGCCTGATCGTGGTGCGGTCTCGGGTGTGGGTTCGCATGTGTCCACGATGGACGGTTCCGGGCGGGACGTCGACTGCCGGTCCGCGATCTGTGGACAGGGAATCCGGGGTGTGGACAAGTGGGTCGGCGAATACAGGAAGTGAGGCCTTCCGCGGACCCGACCGCCCGCGGAAGGCCTCACTGGGAACGGCGGCCACCCCTCGCCGGCCGCCAGGTGGCTTCAGAGCCGGACCAGGTCCTCCCTGATCTCGGCGTCCAGTTCACGTCGGCCGGAACGCACCTCGCGCCACGCGTCGTAGACCGCGATCAGGCCTCCGGTCAGCACCAGCGCCACGGCCAGCGCGATCGGGCCGGTCGTCTCCAGCTGGGTCAGGACCACGGCGGCCGCCCAGAGCTGGACGACGGTGAAGACGAGGGTGCAGGCGAGGCGCTCGGTGAACCTCCGGCGGGACCTGGCGGGTTCCTCGTTGCGGTTCATGGTCTCCCCCTCTGAACTCGGCGTACCTCATTTGTAGGGGGAGCCGAGCAGATGTTCTGCGTCAGATGACGCACAAGGGCGACGCAACATCGACGCAGGTCAACCAGTACCCGAACGGCCGCCGATCACATCGTCAGGTCGTAGAGGCGGTCGACCTCCAGGATGTCGATCTTCCGCCGCCCGGTGCTGATGATCCCCTCCTCGCGCAGCGCGCGCAGCACCCGCACGAGCGATTCGCG is a window of Saccharothrix espanaensis DSM 44229 DNA encoding:
- a CDS encoding serine/threonine-protein kinase gives rise to the protein MRTHTRDRTTIRLDALAGLFPHQVATATELIGLGLPNDEVTARCRPGGEWQHLLPGVLLLSRKPPNRPQWMQAALRHAGPHAQLTGVDALQLHGMRAVPVAGPVRVLSARPVDPSPEVGVTRIRVLPPPVVRRGFLTAPLTRAAADAVRALLPDLDAVRAVLTEVVRRGGVPVADLARALARGAEPAQQVLADLAGGVRTVPQAWARALLSDLPLPPPTWHVELETADGVALGTADAWWPEPGLVWQLTPNPDNHRLIAAGIAVAQTTPQELRQSPTTAARTLHNAHRQAANRPAPRIEATRMTTKP